From the genome of Salvelinus namaycush isolate Seneca chromosome 10, SaNama_1.0, whole genome shotgun sequence, one region includes:
- the LOC120054490 gene encoding torsin-1A-like has protein sequence MFYYPLLPIFWAVSAKADFFQFDSISNVSTYYFNYIYCNIWQGECQPNQDDATQQVPTRDLWAAFPQDYISLLSQWYCSLGQCCESGDCRITNNITGLASDLQLKLHGQHLAQSVVLKAVQGFISNPESNKPLTLSFHGCSGTGKNFVTRIVADNLYRDGVKSECVRLFIAPFHFPHARLVDTYKGQLREAIRDMVLRCPQTLFIFDEAEKLHPGLIDAIKPYMDHYDNVDGVSYRRAVFLFLSNIGGTTINDVALDFWHSGQNREDIGMEDLEHRLRAEAMDSQGGFAQSELMSGHLIDFFVPFLPLEYRHVKLCARDAYAARGLEPDEGTLDEVAKAMLYIPKEERLFSAQGCKSIPQRINFFLP, from the exons ATGTTCTACTACCCACTATTGCCCATATTTTGGGCTGTTTCTGCAAAGGCAGATTTCTTTCAATTTGACAGTATTTCAAATGTATCTACGTATTATTTCAATTATATTTATTGTAATATATGGCAAGGGGAGTGTCAACCGAATCAAGATGATGCGACTCAGCAAG TACCTACTAGGGACCTATGGGCAGCATTCCCTCAAGACTATATCAGTTTGCTGTCACAGTGGTATTGCAGCCTGGGACAGTGCTGTGAATCAGGGGATTGTCGGATAACAAATAATATTACAG GTCTGGCTAGTGATCTACAGCTAAAGCTTCATGGGCAGCACCTTGCCCAATCAGTGGTTCTGAAGGCTGTGCAGGGCTTCATCAGTAACCCTGAATCCAATAAGCCATTGACCCTCTCCTTCCATGGCTGCTCCGGCACGGGCAAGAACTTTGTGACCCGGATTGTAGCTGACAACTTGTACCGGGACGGGGTGAAGAGCGAGTGTGTGCGTCTGTTCATCGCCCCATTCCATTTCCCCCATGCCAGACTAGTGGACACATACAAG GGCCAGCTCAGAGAAGCTATCCGGGACATGGTGCTGCGTTGCCCACAGACACTTTTCATCTTTGATGAGGCTGAGAAACTGCACCCCGGCCTTATAGATGCTATCAAGCCCTATATGGACCATTATGACAATGTGGATGGGGTCAGCTATAGGAGGGCTGTCTTCTTATTCCTCAG TAATATTGGTGGGACCACCATCAACGATGTGGCCTTGGACTTCTGGCACTCAGGGCAAAACAGAGAGGACATTGGGATGGAGGACTTGGAACACCGGCTACGTGCTGAAGCTATGGATTCTCAAG GAGGCTTTGCACAGAGTGAACTGATGTCAGGTCACCTTATTGACTTCTTTGTGCCCTTCCTACCTCTGGAATACCGTCATGTCAAGCTCTGTGCCCGTGATGCCTATGCAGCGCGGGGTTTGGAGCCAGACGAGGGAACGCTGGACGAAGTGGCGAAGGCCATGCTATATATACCCAAGGAGGAGAGGCTGTTCTCTGCCCAAGGCTGCAAATCCATACCACAGAGGATCAATTTCTTCCTACCCTAA